A genomic segment from Nasonia vitripennis strain AsymCx chromosome 1 unlocalized genomic scaffold, Nvit_psr_1.1 chr1_random0009, whole genome shotgun sequence encodes:
- the LOC116415685 gene encoding uncharacterized protein LOC116415685, protein MFNEIIDLFETKLKVDEKILIRNASVVPEKKFTKGNVPFEINLQTFSTITSFGEFKWRDSPILHIKFDEIPTKKGRVRLTGYIYNEFVLHNQNNSNEYFGSITNKKNKLDILLLKSKDEELNFKLGVEIEVVGDLQENGNSFLLKVHNKNQIKIINDVPLDLIDLLNGSEIFINEDINNQDIPKN, encoded by the exons ATGTTTAAtgaaattattgatctctTTGAGACAAAATTAAAAGTCGATGAA aaaatattaattcgTAATGCTTCAGTTGTACCTGAAAAGAAGTTTACTAAGGGTAATGTTccttttgaaattaatttacaaacattttctaCAATCACATCTTTTGGAGAATTCAAGTGGAGAGATTCTCCAATTTTACATATTAAATTTGATGAAATTCCAACAAAGAAAGGTCGCGTGA GACTTACAGGATACATCTACAATGAATTTGTTCTACATAATCAAAATAACTCAAATGAATATTTCGGATCGattacgaataaaaaaaataaattggatattttattattgaaatctAAAGATGAAgaactaaattttaaattggGAGTAGAAATTGAAGTAGTTGGTGATTTACAGGAAAATG gaAACAGTTTCTTATTAAAAGTACATAACAAAAaccaaattaaaattattaatgacGTTCCATTAGATCTTATTGATCTTTTAAATGGTTCtgaaatatttatcaatgaG gaTATCAATAATCAAGATATaccgaaaaattaa
- the LOC103318191 gene encoding E3 ubiquitin-protein ligase rnf8, producing the protein MYHFIFSNNNAQSTGTQKKPTDKQLVCIIDFMERHPRLANGIARASEVDENWSVLFALLHAKKGTRKTLAAWKKTWTGMVTAARQSMRFLIDGRKKSPMSPNHIRIIDIVGYNEEDSKVPLSISYEDPPCANSCKYEAPTNSWSRDRSCHEQPSTSSNWNNGLHTSRSTSNSYEQPPRTTSMNQYNAASTSSSSYQQQSRATRFDNRPSTSTAVSGSYEQPSSSIRSYNRPSTSSSTNQCWEPRLHLSLNQEPLPKRPRLGDSTTTEKNARSTAALSAAERSAKLVEKLEQKGQELVTSLANQLIGCFEKQNDVLKKGLQDLSETVVRTLPNVVATELQKALKNCNPVPNNATSQEESGTIEQLLIDEAADNDFDQVFNFIEQSVMAKKAEEGKCAICQDNITDRKQIQCNHSFCKYCIDTWLEHSRCCPVCRQKIPVDEKDLTWKDIVFDDSDDDL; encoded by the exons ATGTAccattttattttcagtaataataatgcacagtCGACAGGGACACAAAAGAAGCCCACCGATAAACAACTAGTATGCATCATAGATTTCATGGAGCGTCATCCTCGTTTGGCAAATGGTATAGCTAGAGCTTCTGAAGTAGATGAGAACTGGAGTGTACTGTTTGCGTTATTGCACGCCAAGAAAGGAACAAGAAAGACTTTAGCAGCATGGAAAAAA ACTTGGACTGGAATGGTAACCGCAGCCCGCCAAAGTATGCGATTTTTAATAGATGGACGGAAGAAAAGCCCTATGTCTCCAAACCACATCAGGATTATTGACATAGTTGGGTATAACGAGGAGGACTCAAAAGTACCCTTGAGCATCTCCTATGAAGATCCACCATGTGCAAATAGCTGTAAATATGAAGCCCCTACAAACTCATGGTCGAGAGACAGAAGCTGCCACGAACAACCATCTACATCGAGTAACTGGAACAATGGATTACATACTTCCAGATCCACAAGCAACTCATACGAACAACCACCACGAACAACATCCATGAACCAGTACAACGCAGCATCTACTTCAAGCAGCTCATATCAACAACAGTCGAGAGCAACAAGATTTGACAACAGACCATCTACTTCAACAGCTGTAAGCGGTTCGTACGAGCAACCGTCATCATCTATAAGGTCGTACAATAGACCATCCACTTCTTCAAGCACCAATCAATGCTGGGAGCCTCGTTTGCACCTCAGCTTAAACCAAGAACCACTGCCTAAAAGACCAAGATTAGGAGACTCGACCactacagaaaaaaatgcaagaTCTACAGCAGCACTATCTG CTGCTGAAAGATCAGCGAAACTTGTGGAGAAATTGGAGCAAAAAGGACAAGAACTAGTGACGTCGCTGGCGAACCAGCTCATTGGTTGCTTTGAAAAGCAGAATGATGTGCTTAAAAAGGGCCTGCAGGATTTGTCTGAAACGGTAGTACGCACATTACCGAATGTTGTTGCGACAGAATTGCAGAaagcattaaaaaattgtaatccTGTGCCGAATAATGCTACGAGTCAAGAGGAAAGCGGTACAATTGAACAGTTACTAATTGATGAGGCTGCTGATAATGATTTCGATCAAGTATTTAATTTCATCGAACAATCTGTAATG GCTAAAAAGGCAGAGGAAGGTAAATGCGCAATATGTCAAGACAACATTACTGATCGCAAGCAAATCCAATGCAATCACAGTTTCTGTAAGTATTGTATTGATACATGGCTTGAGCACAGCAGATGCTGTCCCGTTTGCCGTCAAAAAATTCCTGTTGATGAGAAAGACTTAACTTGGAAAGATATTGTGTTCGACGATAGTGACGATGATTTGTAA
- the LOC116738634 gene encoding uncharacterized protein LOC116738634 isoform X1, translating to MKSHSSNIKCCFSSRCTKNRRGSNQTEALISYIEQHSLFARGQICKLGAQGHIKYKKMWNDLSNLLNRIGPSHKDVATWQKSWTQMRLNAKTNKAKFMKEMAKTGHNAHNYELSEIDCRVSQIYGKYGTGMNLGKELGFHRIQHPNSEEDEINSEEDEFSFDSLLSLSLNCHVTEPVQSFLDCIPSRINDTFEELCQNLFHFHENTIKWRGSATKASLRSRRRRGARDTIYFYIGISNFQLRK from the exons GAATCGCAGAGGGAGTAATCAGACTGAGGCATTGATAAGTTATATTGAGCAACATTCATTGTTTGCAAGAGGGCAGATTTGTAAGCTCGGTGCTCAAGGtcatataaaatataagaaaatgtggAATGATTTAAGCAATTTATTAAATCGTATTGGTCCATCTCACAAAGATGTTGCAACTTGGCAAAAg TCCTGGACACAGATGCGTTTAAATGCCAAAACAAACAAGGCAAAGTTTATGAAAGAAATGGCAAAGACAGGCCATAATGCACATAATTATGAATTAAGTGAAATTGATTGTCGTGTTAGCCAAATTTATGGCAAATATGGTACGGGTATGAATCTTGGAAAGGAATTAGGATTTCATCGTATACAACATCCCAACTCTGAAGAGGATGAAATAAACTCTGAAGAGGatgaattttcttttg ATTCACTTTTGTCGTTGAGTCTAAACTGTCATGTAACTGAACCTGTTCAGAGCTTCTTGGATTGTATTCCTTCAAGGATAAACGACACTTTCGAGGAGTTGTgccaaaatttatttcatttccaTGAAAATactatcaagtggcgcgggagcgccacgaaggcgagtttgagaagcagacgacgccgcggcgcccgtgacactatttacttctatattggtatctcgaattttcaattaaggaaataa
- the LOC116738634 gene encoding uncharacterized protein LOC116738634 isoform X2 encodes MARRNGTRNRRGSNQTEALISYIEQHSLFARGQICKLGAQGHIKYKKMWNDLSNLLNRIGPSHKDVATWQKSWTQMRLNAKTNKAKFMKEMAKTGHNAHNYELSEIDCRVSQIYGKYGTGMNLGKELGFHRIQHPNSEEDEINSEEDEFSFDSLLSLSLNCHVTEPVQSFLDCIPSRINDTFEELCQNLFHFHENTIKWRGSATKASLRSRRRRGARDTIYFYIGISNFQLRK; translated from the exons ATGGCAAGACGAAACGGTACAAG GAATCGCAGAGGGAGTAATCAGACTGAGGCATTGATAAGTTATATTGAGCAACATTCATTGTTTGCAAGAGGGCAGATTTGTAAGCTCGGTGCTCAAGGtcatataaaatataagaaaatgtggAATGATTTAAGCAATTTATTAAATCGTATTGGTCCATCTCACAAAGATGTTGCAACTTGGCAAAAg TCCTGGACACAGATGCGTTTAAATGCCAAAACAAACAAGGCAAAGTTTATGAAAGAAATGGCAAAGACAGGCCATAATGCACATAATTATGAATTAAGTGAAATTGATTGTCGTGTTAGCCAAATTTATGGCAAATATGGTACGGGTATGAATCTTGGAAAGGAATTAGGATTTCATCGTATACAACATCCCAACTCTGAAGAGGATGAAATAAACTCTGAAGAGGatgaattttcttttg ATTCACTTTTGTCGTTGAGTCTAAACTGTCATGTAACTGAACCTGTTCAGAGCTTCTTGGATTGTATTCCTTCAAGGATAAACGACACTTTCGAGGAGTTGTgccaaaatttatttcatttccaTGAAAATactatcaagtggcgcgggagcgccacgaaggcgagtttgagaagcagacgacgccgcggcgcccgtgacactatttacttctatattggtatctcgaattttcaattaaggaaataa